From one Flavobacteriales bacterium genomic stretch:
- a CDS encoding T9SS type A sorting domain-containing protein codes for MKKVIFPVIALSIIALSYQLLKSDNAKDSQLSEEVVARINKKKKKKKGRIVLDGLAAPSMKHSVLRAEYISKLADPKTGKIPQGIRAKELAFVNNMPISNSVIDFEPRGYFKIGGRTRALAFDVNDENTIIAGGVSGGIFKSTDGGQTWVKKTMGDQFHGVTCIVQDKRPGKTNNWYFGTGEGYGNSASAPSAYYFGNGMYHSDDNGETWNAITSTNSNTPNTFDLSWDVMWNIALDQSVDSLTILYGACHSSIFRSEDGGNTWSATTLASGGNSSAYTTNILVTPSGVTYGVLNSDAPSNKRGIWRSNDHGNTWENILPDSFPGVYERIVMDYNPQNENQVYFFAQTPNFGKHTNTFFDGEDWNSLWLYEYDENDTNSVSGTWTDLSDNLPDEGTSFATLYTQNAYDMAIAVHPDSANVVFIGGTNLYRSTDGFTSDQNTTMIGGYKPTSIDTNWDIYENHHPDQHLIAFSPTSHKFYSANDGGIFTTTDEFASNVVWDDLNNGYFTTQLYAVSVNQKQVTNTIVAGFQDNGNFVTRSANITDKWNMAYNGDGGWSYVTEDEDDIYLSIQRGKVAKFTLDAQGNQVSFRRMEPAGLDPDDGLFIHPFAVDPVSENTMYYPHKHDLYVYNNISSIQETGEKTPLTSGWNKVTGFDIASNKKMVSIHVTKANPGNVVYIGTDERAVFKVENPNSNNPIITELPYKDINNKTAYYSGFTIDIASNPDNGNELIFVNSNYTSRSLFYTSDGGTTVAKIGGNLEENIDGSGNGPSMRSAEILTFSNGEKMYLAGSSVGLFGTAHLNGDSTKWYRVSPEIIGNTIIERIVYRKEDGLLLIATHGNGIYYANVNSVSDLLSNEEVIVDKINTNSPKIKITENPVKGRILKFELLDKNSIDQEVALSFYSEAGHLVKNLKIFLNSSNSVDLSSFKDGVYFMRVQSEDLNESVRFVIY; via the coding sequence ATGAAAAAAGTTATTTTTCCAGTGATTGCATTGTCAATTATCGCTTTGTCCTATCAGTTATTGAAGTCAGATAATGCAAAAGATTCTCAGCTTTCTGAAGAAGTAGTAGCAAGAATAAACAAGAAGAAAAAGAAAAAGAAAGGTAGAATTGTACTCGACGGACTTGCAGCCCCAAGTATGAAACATTCTGTTCTAAGAGCTGAGTATATTAGTAAGCTCGCAGATCCAAAAACAGGAAAAATACCTCAAGGGATTCGAGCAAAGGAATTGGCATTTGTAAATAATATGCCCATCTCAAATTCTGTGATTGATTTTGAACCAAGAGGTTATTTTAAGATTGGAGGAAGAACACGAGCTTTAGCGTTTGATGTAAATGATGAGAATACAATCATTGCTGGTGGAGTTTCAGGAGGAATTTTTAAATCTACGGATGGAGGTCAAACTTGGGTTAAAAAAACCATGGGAGATCAATTTCATGGTGTTACGTGTATTGTTCAAGACAAAAGGCCTGGGAAAACGAATAATTGGTACTTTGGTACTGGAGAAGGCTATGGAAATTCAGCATCTGCACCTAGTGCTTATTATTTTGGTAATGGAATGTACCATTCAGATGACAATGGAGAAACATGGAACGCGATAACTTCTACAAATTCTAATACTCCAAATACTTTCGACCTTAGTTGGGATGTTATGTGGAATATCGCATTGGACCAAAGCGTAGATAGTTTAACCATTCTTTATGGAGCATGTCATAGCTCTATATTTAGAAGTGAAGATGGAGGAAATACATGGAGTGCTACGACTTTAGCTTCTGGTGGAAATAGCTCTGCATATACCACCAATATTTTGGTAACACCTTCTGGAGTTACTTATGGAGTGCTTAATTCAGATGCACCTTCTAATAAAAGAGGAATTTGGAGATCAAATGATCATGGAAATACTTGGGAAAATATTTTGCCAGATAGTTTTCCTGGAGTTTATGAAAGAATTGTAATGGATTATAATCCACAAAATGAAAACCAAGTGTATTTCTTTGCTCAAACTCCAAATTTTGGAAAACATACCAATACATTTTTTGATGGAGAAGATTGGAATAGTCTATGGCTATATGAATATGACGAAAATGATACGAATTCTGTAAGTGGAACATGGACAGACTTATCGGATAATTTACCAGATGAAGGAACGAGCTTTGCAACATTATATACTCAAAATGCCTATGATATGGCTATAGCTGTACATCCTGATAGTGCTAATGTTGTGTTTATTGGAGGAACAAATTTATATCGTTCAACAGATGGATTCACTTCAGATCAAAATACCACAATGATAGGAGGGTATAAGCCCACAAGTATAGATACAAACTGGGATATTTATGAAAATCATCACCCAGATCAACACTTAATTGCATTTTCACCAACAAGTCATAAGTTTTATTCTGCAAACGATGGAGGAATCTTTACTACTACAGATGAATTTGCATCAAATGTAGTGTGGGATGATTTGAATAATGGATATTTTACTACCCAGCTTTATGCTGTGAGTGTAAATCAGAAGCAAGTAACAAACACCATTGTAGCTGGTTTTCAAGATAACGGAAACTTTGTAACACGTTCTGCAAATATTACAGACAAGTGGAATATGGCATATAATGGAGATGGAGGGTGGTCTTATGTAACCGAAGATGAAGATGATATTTACCTATCAATCCAAAGGGGTAAAGTAGCGAAGTTCACGCTTGATGCACAAGGAAATCAAGTGTCATTTAGAAGAATGGAACCTGCAGGTTTGGATCCAGATGATGGATTATTTATTCATCCATTTGCAGTAGATCCAGTTTCTGAAAATACCATGTATTATCCACACAAACATGACTTATACGTATATAATAATATATCAAGTATACAAGAAACAGGAGAAAAAACCCCATTAACTTCGGGATGGAATAAAGTAACAGGTTTCGATATCGCCAGTAATAAAAAGATGGTATCTATACATGTTACTAAGGCAAACCCAGGAAATGTTGTCTATATCGGAACAGATGAAAGAGCCGTTTTTAAAGTGGAGAATCCAAATTCTAATAATCCTATAATTACGGAGCTTCCTTATAAAGATATAAATAATAAAACGGCTTATTATAGCGGTTTTACAATTGATATTGCTTCAAACCCCGATAATGGAAATGAGTTGATTTTTGTGAATTCTAACTATACATCAAGAAGCTTGTTTTACACCAGTGATGGAGGAACAACTGTAGCGAAAATAGGAGGAAACTTAGAGGAAAACATTGATGGATCAGGAAATGGACCATCAATGAGAAGTGCTGAGATTTTGACTTTTTCAAATGGGGAAAAAATGTATCTAGCAGGATCAAGTGTTGGTTTATTTGGAACAGCTCATTTAAATGGAGACAGTACTAAATGGTATAGAGTAAGTCCAGAGATTATTGGAAACACAATTATTGAAAGAATCGTTTACCGAAAAGAAGATGGACTTCTATTAATAGCGACCCATGGAAATGGAATCTACTACGCAAACGTAAATAGTGTCTCAGATTTACTTTCAAATGAAGAGGTAATTGTCGATAAAATTAATACCAATAGTCCTAAAATTAAAATTACAGAAAACCCAGTAAAGGGTCGAATATTGAAATTTGAATTGCTCGATAAGAATTCTATTGACCAAGAAGTAGCATTGTCATTTTATTCAGAAGCGGGACATCTAGTGAAAAATTTGAAAATATTTTTAAATTCTTCAAATTCTGTTGATTTGAGTAGTTTTAAGGATGGAGTGTATTTTATGAGAGTTCAAAGTGAAGATTTAAACGAAAGTGTAAGATTTGTTATTTATTAA
- a CDS encoding tetratricopeptide repeat protein — MKILLSALVVVSMLSCQNNKENSGDSHKKQSVLTEKSPIDSLNTLIKQQPNESFHYFSRAKAYLTKNNYVPAIEDIKKALSIDSTNISYHLEYGNMLMLVNKTREAKEIWEKCAELEGDHSSCKLKLAELYLFVQDYKQAVTFANDVLREDATKDLAYFYKGISYAEMGDTTKALQNYQQALEHNPENIQILDALATLYAHKNNLLAIDYYRLIQKKRPNQSKAYFDEAYFHHQRQDWQKAISLYEKTLQINQNQKGVYYNLGYVYFMVGNNEIAIDNFNKAIELDNNYLDAYFARGYVFEILGNKAQAKNDYKKCILLNAKHNPAHIGLERLNE, encoded by the coding sequence ATGAAAATACTCCTTTCTGCATTAGTTGTTGTAAGTATGTTGTCCTGCCAAAACAACAAAGAAAACTCAGGTGATAGCCATAAAAAACAAAGTGTTTTGACTGAGAAATCACCAATAGACTCTTTGAATACTTTGATCAAGCAACAACCCAATGAGTCTTTTCATTATTTTAGTAGAGCTAAGGCGTACTTAACTAAAAATAATTATGTACCAGCTATTGAAGATATCAAAAAAGCACTGTCAATAGACTCAACAAATATTTCATATCATTTAGAGTATGGAAATATGCTCATGCTGGTAAATAAGACAAGAGAAGCAAAAGAAATTTGGGAAAAATGTGCAGAACTTGAAGGAGATCATTCAAGTTGTAAGTTGAAATTAGCAGAACTCTATCTTTTTGTTCAAGATTATAAACAAGCAGTAACCTTTGCTAATGATGTTTTACGAGAAGATGCCACAAAAGATCTGGCATATTTTTATAAAGGAATCTCTTATGCAGAAATGGGAGACACAACTAAGGCACTTCAAAACTATCAACAAGCCTTGGAACATAATCCTGAAAATATTCAAATACTTGATGCTTTAGCAACTCTTTATGCGCATAAGAACAATTTGCTAGCAATAGACTATTATCGTTTGATACAAAAAAAACGCCCAAATCAATCCAAAGCATATTTTGATGAAGCCTATTTCCATCATCAAAGACAAGATTGGCAAAAAGCAATTAGTCTATATGAGAAAACTCTTCAAATAAATCAGAATCAAAAAGGCGTGTATTACAATCTTGGATATGTGTATTTTATGGTGGGAAACAACGAAATAGCTATTGATAATTTTAACAAAGCCATTGAACTAGATAATAATTATTTAGATGCATATTTTGCTCGTGGATATGTTTTTGAAATTTTAGGAAATAAAGCACAAGCAAAGAACGACTACAAAAAATGTATTTTGTTAAATGCAAAGCATAATCCAGCTCACATTGGTTTAGAGAGATTAAACGAATAA
- a CDS encoding response regulator transcription factor, which produces MKKTIKIVIAEDHPLFLSALTNVLNEINEIEVVGTFEKPEFVIPFIKNNEVDILVTDLDMPNISGLRLSKEVKELFPEIKIMVVSMLNKNHITMELKEIGISGYLLKDAKKKDYEQALNTILNNESYFCTDIEKELKKAVNSESIKLSKRENEVLLLIAEELTMQEIAEKLFVSPTTVISHRKRLMQKLSAKNTAGLIKKAIQNDLLKT; this is translated from the coding sequence ATGAAAAAAACGATCAAAATAGTAATTGCTGAGGACCACCCTTTATTTCTTTCTGCATTAACAAATGTATTGAATGAAATAAATGAAATAGAAGTTGTTGGAACCTTTGAAAAACCAGAATTTGTTATTCCTTTTATAAAAAATAATGAGGTAGATATTTTGGTGACTGATCTTGATATGCCAAATATTTCGGGACTTCGTCTTTCTAAAGAAGTAAAAGAATTGTTTCCTGAAATAAAGATAATGGTAGTTTCTATGCTAAATAAAAACCATATCACAATGGAATTAAAAGAAATAGGAATTTCTGGTTATTTATTAAAAGATGCCAAAAAGAAGGATTATGAACAAGCTTTGAATACCATTTTGAATAATGAATCATACTTTTGTACTGATATAGAAAAAGAACTCAAGAAAGCGGTAAATTCAGAATCTATAAAACTTTCTAAAAGAGAAAACGAGGTGCTTCTACTCATTGCTGAAGAACTCACCATGCAGGAAATAGCAGAAAAACTCTTTGTTTCTCCCACAACAGTCATAAGCCACAGAAAAAGACTCATGCAAAAGCTTTCTGCAAAAAACACAGCAGGACTCATCAA
- a CDS encoding ATP-binding protein yields MAKIEGLIYMFNLKIFLSLTILTCFSIFAQNSGHSLGDKNIGKYFTKHEISELSKTQNKATLEKIYHIAKKLKNEGNYQEAIQVTELIPLKTIISDSLRRPIGNALIIQGIAYKNLGEFQEALLSNSNAKMHFQKIEDCEGLVKSYNNSANIYNQRSHFNQAISFYKKALELVKKCPNSKQEAILEKNLAGIHFNYHHDISKAITGFQVAEKKFNNTNNNQTHLLSVYQELAKLFIYKNNFKKAENYLTLIGNTSSDYKSNEFYFQQKRLMALLYAKNGKSKMAYKAYRELFQNLNQNKEYKQETTSIYIEYLNFLLKENHFENWITVYRNTIVDAQKSGNLLAELQARSLHTQYLEKHDQYQKASTEYKVINEINKQLFNKRNIEIYQGHQYEINSLLKEAEYKMDILEQEKKLESSLKNEEKLKNNLLLISLLAIISIAILLSVLFKKSLNKKKNELKWLSLKAKNTELELALNQAEREEEYKIINSNIEAKKEEQRRISRDLHDHIGANLAAIKLSLNDQKDQHLQELLSEAYHQVKDLSYSLTILGESQNTFEEVLTTYLENIEKSTGLDFDLEILPDCNLKNLNYLQQRELFGIFRELIQNTIKHANAHKIEIVFSSEENILNITFEDDGIGFNPSQAYLGIGLKNMKKRVEILKGSIEFDCMKGRSSIIHLTIPSA; encoded by the coding sequence TTGGCGAAAATAGAAGGACTTATTTATATGTTTAATCTCAAAATCTTTCTTTCCCTCACGATATTGACGTGTTTTTCGATTTTTGCTCAAAATTCGGGGCATTCTTTGGGTGACAAAAATATTGGAAAATATTTCACAAAGCATGAGATATCTGAACTATCAAAAACGCAGAATAAAGCTACTCTTGAAAAAATATATCACATAGCTAAAAAACTCAAAAACGAAGGAAATTATCAAGAAGCGATTCAAGTAACAGAGTTAATCCCTCTGAAAACAATCATTTCAGATTCATTAAGAAGACCCATTGGAAATGCATTGATTATCCAAGGTATTGCCTATAAAAATTTGGGGGAATTTCAAGAGGCTCTCCTTTCTAATTCCAATGCTAAAATGCATTTTCAAAAAATAGAGGATTGCGAAGGTTTAGTAAAAAGCTATAATAACTCAGCAAATATTTACAATCAACGCTCCCATTTTAATCAAGCTATTTCATTTTACAAAAAAGCGTTAGAATTAGTAAAAAAATGCCCAAACAGCAAACAAGAAGCCATTCTTGAAAAAAACTTGGCTGGAATTCACTTCAATTATCATCATGATATTTCAAAAGCGATAACTGGATTTCAAGTTGCTGAAAAAAAATTTAACAACACCAACAATAATCAAACTCATCTTTTAAGTGTTTATCAAGAATTAGCTAAACTTTTTATTTATAAAAATAATTTTAAAAAGGCTGAAAACTATCTTACTCTTATTGGGAACACCTCTTCTGATTATAAATCTAATGAGTTTTATTTCCAGCAGAAAAGACTCATGGCTTTACTCTACGCAAAGAATGGGAAATCCAAAATGGCATACAAGGCATACCGTGAGCTTTTCCAAAACTTAAATCAAAACAAAGAGTATAAACAAGAAACAACTAGCATTTATATTGAATATCTCAATTTTTTATTAAAAGAAAACCATTTTGAAAATTGGATTACTGTTTATAGAAACACCATTGTAGATGCACAAAAAAGTGGCAATTTACTAGCAGAATTACAAGCAAGATCTCTACATACCCAATACTTAGAGAAACATGATCAGTACCAAAAAGCATCTACAGAATACAAGGTAATTAATGAAATAAATAAACAATTGTTCAACAAAAGAAATATTGAAATTTATCAAGGTCATCAATATGAAATCAACAGCCTATTAAAAGAGGCGGAATACAAAATGGATATCCTAGAGCAAGAGAAAAAACTCGAATCTAGCTTAAAAAATGAAGAAAAACTAAAGAATAATCTCTTATTGATTAGTCTATTGGCAATTATTTCTATAGCTATTCTTCTTAGTGTTCTATTCAAAAAGTCTTTAAACAAAAAGAAAAATGAACTAAAATGGCTCAGTCTAAAAGCTAAAAACACTGAACTTGAACTAGCCTTAAATCAAGCTGAAAGAGAAGAAGAATACAAAATAATTAATAGCAATATTGAAGCTAAAAAAGAAGAACAAAGACGTATTTCTAGAGATTTACACGATCATATTGGGGCAAATTTGGCAGCAATCAAGCTTTCACTAAACGACCAGAAAGATCAACATTTACAAGAACTTCTTAGCGAAGCTTATCATCAAGTAAAAGACCTCAGCTATAGCCTTACGATTCTTGGCGAAAGCCAAAATACTTTTGAGGAAGTACTCACTACTTATTTAGAAAATATTGAAAAAAGTACTGGTCTTGATTTTGATTTGGAAATTTTACCAGACTGTAATCTAAAAAACCTAAATTATCTACAACAAAGAGAACTTTTTGGAATTTTTAGAGAACTCATTCAAAACACCATTAAACACGCCAACGCCCATAAAATTGAAATTGTATTTTCCTCTGAAGAAAACATTCTCAATATAACCTTTGAAGATGACGGAATAGGCTTCAATCCTTCTCAAGCTTACTTAGGAATTGGACTTAAAAACATGAAAAAAAGGGTAGAGATTTTAAAAGGCTCTATTGAATTTGACTGCATGAAAGGGCGTTCTTCTATTATTCATTTAACCATACCTAGCGCATGA